One segment of Nostoc flagelliforme CCNUN1 DNA contains the following:
- a CDS encoding SDR family oxidoreductase → MTSFDSVEDLVLVAGATGGVGQLVVGKLLEKGLKVRVLTRNAAKAEEMFNQRVEVAVGDIRQPATLPAATQDISHIISCTGTTAFPSARWEFEQSPNLIEWGITFLNPKSSEAKAKNSPAKVDAQGVSNLVAAAPRNLKRFVFVSSCGIERKNQFPFSVLNAFGVLDAKQKGEESIINSGLPYTIIRPGRLIDGPYTSYDLNTLLKAKTGGKYGVVVGTGDTLSGDTSRIDVANACVESLLHPSSSRKIFEIVNQGQRPPAINWETLFSGLK, encoded by the coding sequence ATGACTTCTTTTGATTCAGTTGAAGATTTAGTACTAGTTGCTGGTGCTACTGGTGGCGTGGGGCAACTGGTGGTAGGCAAGTTACTAGAAAAGGGTTTGAAAGTTCGCGTTTTGACACGCAATGCCGCAAAAGCCGAAGAAATGTTTAACCAGAGGGTAGAAGTTGCCGTTGGTGACATCCGCCAGCCAGCTACACTACCAGCCGCAACGCAAGATATAAGCCACATCATCAGTTGTACTGGAACCACTGCCTTTCCCTCTGCGCGATGGGAGTTTGAGCAATCCCCAAACTTGATTGAATGGGGAATCACTTTCCTTAACCCCAAATCTAGTGAAGCAAAAGCAAAGAATAGTCCGGCAAAAGTTGATGCCCAAGGTGTAAGCAACCTAGTGGCAGCAGCACCCCGTAATTTGAAGCGGTTCGTTTTCGTCTCTTCTTGCGGAATTGAGCGTAAAAATCAGTTTCCTTTTAGTGTTCTTAATGCTTTTGGCGTGTTGGATGCCAAACAGAAGGGCGAAGAGTCCATTATTAATTCAGGATTACCCTACACCATTATTCGTCCGGGACGCCTGATTGACGGGCCATATACCTCATACGACCTCAACACCCTCCTAAAGGCAAAAACTGGGGGTAAATACGGTGTTGTCGTAGGCACTGGGGATACACTTTCGGGTGATACCAGCCGGATTGATGTAGCAAACGCTTGTGTAGAATCCCTTTTACACCCAAGTAGTTCCAGGAAAATTTTTGAAATAGTCAACCAGGGACAAAGACCGCCTGCAATTAATTGGGAAACTCTTTTCTCTGGCCTTAAGTGA
- a CDS encoding HAMP domain-containing protein — MKISQKLISGILGIATLSVITGAINAHQQLKIAKYIAQQEAEEVAGLVGYFVSHELDEYHEIGSRDKMLAELQDHVISLHKKRQRDLEIVDRNKIILADVVPEDIGTRLDHDRNNEVGKTIQDDIPRTYIEFSPEYPNGIRLIAVPFKTGKGETIGAVILEYTPLYKAAIATAYKNIVATSVISLVCGILALLVGYFISRSISKPIKQLQEAVVNLTEGKLDTRVNIRSLDEIGELATSFNKMADDLQYSRDELVNTNEQLRDEIVERQQAEAELQQALKDLQKTQIQLIQSEKMSSLGQLVAGVAHEINNPVNFIYGNIQYTDDYTQQLLLLIKLYQNYYPNPEPEIKNANEEADIEYLIEDLPKILSSMKMGAKRIREIVLGLRIFSRLDEAEFKTADLHEGIDSTLLILQHRLKAQNNRPQIK, encoded by the coding sequence ATGAAAATTAGTCAGAAATTAATTTCGGGAATTCTAGGAATAGCTACTCTCTCAGTAATTACTGGTGCGATTAATGCTCATCAACAATTGAAGATAGCTAAGTATATTGCTCAACAAGAGGCTGAAGAAGTTGCTGGACTAGTGGGATATTTCGTAAGTCATGAACTTGATGAATACCACGAAATAGGATCGCGAGATAAGATGCTAGCCGAATTGCAAGACCATGTTATCTCGCTACACAAGAAACGTCAGCGCGATCTGGAAATTGTAGACCGCAATAAAATCATTCTGGCAGATGTAGTTCCAGAAGACATTGGTACGCGATTAGATCACGATCGCAATAATGAAGTTGGTAAAACTATTCAAGATGATATACCAAGAACATATATTGAGTTCAGCCCTGAGTACCCAAATGGAATTCGATTGATTGCTGTTCCTTTTAAGACTGGCAAGGGTGAAACAATTGGTGCAGTAATTCTAGAATATACACCGCTTTATAAAGCAGCCATAGCAACAGCCTATAAAAATATTGTTGCCACGTCGGTTATCAGTTTGGTATGTGGCATACTGGCACTATTAGTAGGCTATTTTATCTCTAGAAGCATTTCAAAACCGATTAAACAACTCCAGGAAGCGGTAGTAAATCTGACAGAAGGTAAGCTGGATACCAGAGTTAATATTCGCTCCCTGGATGAGATTGGCGAGTTAGCTACCTCGTTCAACAAAATGGCGGATGATCTGCAATATTCCAGAGATGAGTTGGTCAATACTAACGAACAATTACGAGACGAGATTGTTGAGCGTCAGCAGGCAGAAGCAGAACTTCAGCAAGCTCTGAAAGACCTGCAAAAAACCCAAATTCAATTAATTCAATCTGAAAAAATGTCGAGTTTGGGTCAACTAGTGGCAGGAGTTGCCCATGAAATCAACAATCCAGTTAATTTTATCTACGGTAACATCCAGTACACTGATGATTACACGCAACAGCTGCTGTTGTTAATTAAGCTTTATCAAAACTATTATCCCAACCCAGAGCCAGAAATTAAAAATGCTAACGAAGAAGCAGATATTGAGTACCTAATAGAAGATTTGCCTAAAATTTTGTCTTCAATGAAGATGGGCGCTAAACGCATCCGGGAAATTGTTCTCGGTCTACGAATTTTCTCTCGCTTAGACGAAGCTGAGTTTAAAACGGCTGATTTGCATGAAGGAATCGACAGTACCTTGTTAATTTTGCAACACCGTCTTAAGGCACAAAATAATCGCCCTCAAATCAAGTAG
- a CDS encoding sensor histidine kinase, translated as MNQVFMNLLANAIDALEECFQKELCPNPLIRISCEQVNENAVIRIADNGSGISEEIQSRLFDPFFTTKPVGRGTGMGLSISYQIITEKHGGSLQCISSPGEGAEFVITIPIREAKSAESSICDRHNSITK; from the coding sequence ATGAATCAGGTATTTATGAACCTTTTGGCAAATGCAATCGATGCTTTAGAAGAGTGTTTCCAAAAAGAACTTTGTCCAAATCCTTTGATTCGCATTTCTTGTGAACAGGTAAATGAAAATGCCGTCATTCGGATTGCTGATAATGGATCAGGAATTTCAGAAGAAATCCAGTCGCGTTTATTTGATCCTTTTTTCACCACAAAACCAGTTGGTAGGGGAACTGGTATGGGATTATCGATCAGCTACCAGATAATTACTGAAAAACATGGTGGATCTTTGCAATGCATTTCATCACCGGGAGAGGGTGCAGAGTTTGTAATTACAATCCCAATTAGAGAAGCGAAATCAGCAGAATCATCAATCTGCGATCGCCATAATTCGATAACAAAATAA
- a CDS encoding sensor histidine kinase yields MYKWILPSLSEILAENQSSVAECSPAKAERQWRISLAATEHLLLNTLASASVDTTQGLVLAAPAPLFSQPKLTQSLQTVTFTAKTFNPLALMPFQMPDAIVSVNEEIAPHESVLSLLPADPLGTEQFCLVFTDKFRLVLVLATHKNGKKTFSFSFEPEVVQQAWRSLGARVMLANPEFFARLDTLVQEYSPVAPDCRIMIQFSQLLLQELTEAEETKDSLIGTGDKEDKENNPCPIPKAESSNPDVELLQAFAHEVRTPLTTIRTMTRLLLKRRDLDASVINRLKIIDHECTEQIDRMELLFKAAELETTASAKSPKTQLTPMSLDQVLQQSIPRWEQAAHRRNLTLNVVLPQQLPTVVSNPMMLDQVLTGLIENFTRSLPAGSHIQVQVIPAGDQLKLQLSPQFGCRDSSKTAIPATPPIRKALGQLLMFQPETGTISLNIAATKHLFQAIGGKLIVRQRPHYGEVLTIFLPLEVSNKHQFGAKA; encoded by the coding sequence GTGTATAAATGGATATTGCCAAGTCTGAGCGAAATCTTGGCTGAAAATCAATCAAGTGTGGCTGAATGTTCACCTGCTAAAGCAGAGCGGCAGTGGCGTATCAGCCTAGCAGCGACAGAACATTTGCTATTGAATACTTTAGCATCTGCTTCAGTTGACACAACCCAAGGATTAGTTTTAGCTGCACCAGCACCCTTATTTAGTCAGCCAAAACTAACTCAAAGCTTACAAACAGTAACTTTTACCGCAAAAACATTTAACCCCTTGGCGTTGATGCCATTTCAGATGCCAGATGCAATCGTATCTGTGAATGAAGAAATCGCTCCCCATGAATCGGTACTTTCCTTATTACCTGCCGATCCTCTGGGAACAGAACAGTTCTGCTTGGTTTTTACAGATAAATTTAGATTAGTGCTGGTTTTAGCAACCCACAAAAACGGTAAAAAAACCTTTTCATTTTCTTTTGAGCCAGAGGTAGTGCAGCAGGCTTGGCGATCGCTAGGAGCAAGGGTAATGCTGGCTAATCCAGAATTTTTTGCCCGTCTGGATACTTTAGTACAAGAGTATTCTCCGGTTGCGCCAGATTGCCGCATCATGATTCAGTTTAGCCAGTTGTTGCTTCAGGAATTAACAGAAGCAGAAGAAACTAAGGACTCTTTAATAGGAACTGGAGACAAGGAAGACAAAGAAAATAACCCATGTCCAATCCCCAAAGCCGAATCCTCCAATCCTGATGTAGAATTGCTCCAAGCTTTCGCTCACGAAGTCCGCACACCTTTAACAACTATCCGCACCATGACTCGTCTACTGCTGAAGCGGCGAGACTTAGATGCTAGCGTGATCAATCGTTTAAAAATTATTGATCACGAGTGTACCGAACAAATTGATCGGATGGAGTTGCTGTTTAAGGCAGCAGAATTGGAAACTACTGCTTCAGCAAAATCGCCAAAAACTCAACTTACGCCGATGTCTTTAGATCAAGTGTTGCAACAGAGCATTCCCCGTTGGGAACAAGCCGCGCATCGGCGGAACTTAACTTTAAATGTTGTTTTACCCCAGCAACTACCAACTGTGGTAAGTAATCCCATGATGCTGGATCAGGTACTCACTGGTTTGATAGAGAATTTCACTCGCAGCTTACCTGCTGGTAGCCATATTCAAGTACAAGTTATTCCGGCCGGAGATCAACTTAAGTTACAATTATCGCCCCAATTTGGGTGCAGAGATTCAAGTAAAACCGCTATACCTGCAACCCCACCAATTCGCAAAGCTCTGGGCCAATTGCTGATGTTCCAACCAGAAACGGGTACGATTAGTTTGAATATCGCCGCAACTAAGCATTTGTTTCAAGCGATCGGCGGCAAACTGATTGTGCGCCAGCGTCCACACTATGGGGAAGTTTTGACGATTTTCCTTCCTCTAGAAGTTAGCAATAAACATCAATTTGGAGCTAAAGCTTAG
- a CDS encoding DICT sensory domain-containing protein — MNVSLAKDLSVYQLVMGVQVPPKPLSLSPATLLSLVRAQIDLLIEQQIAATLWLKLPPEKIWQSELARYQASVGASSLIYTCQIDESEKGGDGGAGEDEGAGEAGEENTPLSSSSPSSSSSSSFLSFPHHVSVHLSPDSQMRRENFLMVLSPQFCSLILAHRPLKKRKNKTSGKVNTNKNQPLLIINTLEGRLIQQVLDGIEQAITPESSPIPVDFTCPTAPQGALMNQLFAKQLLRQDEINRQIIAVRTTKLQQQNQELQNKEQLKDEYLKNVCQELRTPLTHMKTALSLLNSPNLKPPQRQRYLHMLNTQCDQQNSLITGLLELVQLERNLEGTALEPVRLSEIVPGVVSTYQPLAQEKGIMLAYTVPTELPSIWCVSGGLRQIVISLLHNSIKFTPNGGEVWVRARIQGDYVQLEFRDTGIGIAESEIPRIFDRFYRVRTAANEDYGGAGLGLTIVQQLLVRSGGSISVKSKLYEGSTFTVQLPSVGDIPKAIAIENE, encoded by the coding sequence ATGAATGTTTCTCTGGCTAAGGATCTGTCTGTTTATCAACTGGTGATGGGAGTGCAAGTGCCTCCTAAACCATTGTCCCTGAGTCCTGCTACTCTGCTATCACTGGTGAGAGCGCAAATTGACTTGCTAATTGAGCAGCAAATTGCAGCCACTTTATGGCTGAAGCTACCACCAGAAAAAATTTGGCAATCAGAACTAGCGCGTTATCAAGCCTCGGTAGGTGCGTCTAGTCTCATTTATACTTGCCAGATTGACGAGAGTGAAAAAGGGGGAGATGGGGGAGCAGGGGAAGATGAGGGAGCAGGGGAAGCAGGGGAAGAAAATACCCCTTTATCTTCCTCATCTCCCTCATCTTCCTCGTCTTCCTCATTCCTCTCATTCCCTCATCATGTTTCCGTTCACTTATCACCAGATAGCCAAATGCGACGGGAAAACTTTCTGATGGTGTTATCGCCGCAGTTTTGCAGTTTAATTTTGGCTCATCGACCACTTAAAAAACGCAAAAATAAGACATCGGGGAAGGTAAATACTAATAAAAACCAGCCGTTACTAATTATAAATACTCTTGAGGGGAGACTAATTCAGCAAGTATTAGATGGTATCGAACAAGCGATTACACCAGAATCATCTCCAATTCCTGTTGATTTTACTTGTCCAACTGCGCCCCAAGGCGCACTGATGAATCAACTGTTTGCAAAACAACTCCTGCGACAAGATGAAATTAATCGTCAAATCATCGCAGTACGCACTACCAAGTTGCAGCAGCAAAATCAAGAACTGCAAAACAAAGAGCAACTTAAAGATGAATACTTAAAAAATGTCTGTCAGGAATTGCGTACACCCTTGACGCACATGAAGACTGCACTTTCATTATTGAATTCCCCAAATCTTAAACCCCCCCAGCGCCAACGTTATTTACACATGTTAAATACCCAGTGCGATCAGCAAAATTCCCTGATTACTGGTTTGTTGGAACTGGTGCAGCTAGAACGTAATTTAGAGGGGACAGCTTTAGAGCCGGTGCGGCTTTCAGAGATTGTACCTGGAGTAGTTAGTACCTACCAACCTCTAGCCCAAGAAAAAGGAATTATGCTAGCCTACACCGTACCCACTGAACTTCCATCTATTTGGTGTGTGAGTGGTGGGCTGAGGCAGATTGTGATTAGTCTACTGCATAACAGCATTAAGTTTACTCCTAATGGGGGTGAAGTATGGGTGCGTGCCCGAATTCAAGGCGATTATGTTCAATTAGAATTCCGCGACACAGGTATTGGTATTGCCGAAAGCGAGATTCCTAGAATCTTTGACCGATTTTATCGTGTGCGTACAGCAGCAAATGAAGATTATGGTGGTGCTGGGTTGGGGTTAACAATTGTACAGCAATTGTTGGTACGCTCTGGCGGTTCTATTTCTGTGAAAAGTAAATTATATGAAGGTTCCACATTTACAGTACAACTGCCAAGCGTTGGCGATATCCCAAAAGCGATCGCAATAGAAAATGAGTGA
- a CDS encoding UDP-N-acetylmuramoyl-L-alanyl-D-glutamate--2,6-diaminopimelate ligase: MKLRELLTAVDSVQQLPSHPMEDVEVRGLKTNSHACSAGDLFIGMPGTRVDGGEFWQSAIASGAVAAIVSPEAAQKNPPTNEAVVISASNITQACAQIASAFYGYPGRKLKLVGVTGTNGKTTTTHLIEFLLIKANLATALMGTLYTRWAGFEQTAAHTTPFAVELQQQLAESVKAGSEFGVMEVSSHALAQGRVLGCEFDVAVFSNLTQDHLDYHRDMEDYFAAKALLFSPDYLKGRAIINADDSYGKRLIASLDSERVWSYSVNDNSADLWMSDLSYQPNGVSGRLHTPKGDVAFRSPLVGQYNLENLLAAVGAVLHLGLDLQLVASVMPEFPGVPGRMERVQIDADQDISVIVDYAHTPDSLENLLKAARPFIPGKVICVFGCGGDRDRTKRPKMGKIAAELADVAVVTSDNPRTEDPERILQDILAGIADTVQPTVICDRATAIRTAILQAQPGDGVLLAGKGHEDYQILGTEKIHFDDREHARDALHQKLNIQR; this comes from the coding sequence ATGAAATTGCGGGAATTACTAACGGCGGTAGACAGTGTTCAACAATTGCCTAGCCATCCCATGGAAGATGTGGAAGTTAGGGGTTTGAAGACGAATTCCCATGCTTGTAGTGCGGGAGATTTGTTTATTGGGATGCCAGGAACGCGGGTTGATGGTGGAGAATTTTGGCAAAGTGCGATCGCATCGGGGGCTGTAGCTGCGATCGTTTCTCCCGAAGCTGCACAAAAAAATCCTCCTACAAATGAGGCTGTGGTCATTAGTGCAAGTAACATAACTCAAGCTTGTGCCCAGATAGCCAGTGCTTTTTACGGTTATCCGGGGCGAAAACTCAAGCTGGTGGGTGTGACTGGTACAAATGGCAAAACTACAACTACTCATCTGATTGAATTTCTGCTCATCAAAGCTAATCTAGCTACAGCTTTAATGGGAACTCTCTACACTCGTTGGGCAGGTTTTGAGCAAACTGCTGCCCACACTACGCCCTTTGCGGTGGAACTGCAACAGCAGCTAGCAGAGTCTGTAAAAGCTGGTAGTGAGTTCGGGGTGATGGAAGTAAGTTCTCACGCTTTGGCTCAAGGTAGAGTGTTGGGTTGTGAATTTGATGTGGCGGTGTTCAGTAATCTTACCCAAGACCATCTCGATTATCACAGGGACATGGAAGATTACTTTGCCGCCAAAGCGTTGTTATTTAGCCCCGATTATCTCAAGGGACGAGCAATAATTAATGCTGATGATTCTTATGGGAAGCGGTTAATTGCCTCGTTAGATTCTGAGCGCGTTTGGAGTTACAGTGTCAACGACAACAGCGCCGATTTATGGATGAGTGATTTAAGTTACCAACCAAATGGTGTCAGTGGTAGATTACATACACCAAAAGGTGATGTAGCTTTTCGATCACCACTAGTCGGACAATATAATTTAGAAAATCTTCTCGCAGCTGTGGGAGCAGTTTTACACTTAGGGCTAGATTTGCAGTTAGTAGCTTCTGTGATGCCTGAGTTTCCCGGAGTCCCCGGACGGATGGAACGGGTACAAATTGATGCTGACCAAGATATTAGCGTGATTGTGGATTATGCCCACACACCCGATAGTTTAGAAAATCTGCTGAAAGCTGCACGCCCGTTTATACCTGGTAAAGTGATTTGCGTGTTTGGTTGTGGAGGCGATCGCGATCGCACTAAGCGCCCAAAAATGGGTAAAATTGCTGCTGAGTTAGCTGATGTTGCAGTGGTGACATCAGATAATCCCCGAACTGAAGACCCAGAACGGATTTTGCAAGATATTTTAGCGGGAATTGCTGACACAGTACAACCAACTGTAATTTGCGATCGGGCTACTGCAATTCGTACCGCAATTTTACAAGCACAACCCGGTGATGGAGTGTTACTTGCTGGTAAAGGTCACGAAGACTACCAAATTCTCGGTACTGAAAAAATCCATTTTGATGACCGAGAACACGCACGCGACGCTTTGCACCAAAAACTGAATATACAACGTTAA
- a CDS encoding glutaredoxin family protein, whose product MRLILYSKPGCHLCEGLQEKLEQIQNLSFELEVRDITTREDWFSAYEYEVPLLYLSNRQDAKGTEGEIIEAPLPRPSPRASVQQLEQMLRKYLAN is encoded by the coding sequence ATGCGATTAATTTTATACAGTAAACCCGGCTGTCATTTATGTGAAGGTTTGCAAGAAAAGCTAGAACAAATCCAAAATCTTAGTTTCGAGTTGGAAGTTAGGGATATTACGACTCGTGAAGATTGGTTTAGTGCGTATGAGTATGAGGTGCCACTACTTTATTTATCGAACCGCCAAGACGCCAAGGGCACGGAGGGAGAAATTATAGAAGCACCATTGCCTCGTCCTTCTCCTCGTGCTAGTGTGCAGCAGTTGGAGCAAATGTTGCGTAAGTATTTAGCCAATTAG
- a CDS encoding DUF952 domain-containing protein, which produces MNTILHITKSEQWEQAKNLGSYRGDTLDSEGFIHCSTAAQVIWVANRFFVNQKDLVILCIDSEQVKAEIRYEAAEVDNLFPHIYGELNIDAVFQVVDFEAGEDGFFVLPKEVISLE; this is translated from the coding sequence ATGAACACTATTTTACATATCACCAAAAGCGAACAATGGGAACAAGCAAAAAATCTCGGAAGCTATCGGGGTGATACATTAGACTCGGAAGGATTTATCCACTGTTCGACAGCAGCGCAAGTTATCTGGGTTGCGAATCGCTTTTTTGTCAATCAAAAGGATTTAGTAATTCTTTGCATTGATTCTGAACAAGTTAAAGCTGAAATTCGTTATGAAGCTGCGGAGGTAGATAATTTATTTCCTCATATTTATGGTGAGTTAAATATTGATGCTGTGTTTCAGGTTGTTGATTTTGAGGCGGGAGAAGATGGATTTTTTGTATTGCCGAAAGAGGTTATAAGTTTAGAATAA
- a CDS encoding DUF4089 domain-containing protein, translating into MEGFNVGEYVNQMALLLDLEIRDEYRDGVVENFERISAIANLVNSFPIPEDIEVAPVFEP; encoded by the coding sequence ATGGAAGGTTTTAATGTGGGTGAGTATGTTAATCAAATGGCGTTGTTGTTGGATTTAGAGATAAGAGATGAGTATCGTGATGGTGTGGTGGAAAATTTTGAGAGAATTAGTGCGATCGCTAATCTTGTAAATTCTTTTCCTATACCAGAGGATATTGAAGTTGCACCAGTTTTTGAACCATGA
- a CDS encoding AtzE family amidohydrolase, giving the protein MNDAVSIATAVREGKVSAVEVTKAAIARIAAQDNQLNCFTAVTAETALTDAARIDREIAQGNHPGILAGVPFAVKNLFDITGLTTLAGSKINAENPAASQDATAVAKLKQAGAVLVGALNMDEYAYGFVTENSHYGATHNPHDLQRVAGGSSGGSAAAVAAGLVPLTLGSDTNGSIRVPAALCGVFGLKPTYSRLSRAGVALFSSSFDHIGPFARSVQDIATVFDALQGEDDRDPICTKRPPELVLPQLKQDISDIRIAIAADYFTKGAEPEALAAVQKVADALNITEYVTIPEAHRARAAAFVITASEGANLHLDKLRRQSPPKVSRPQDFDSATRDRFLAGALIPSSWYLQAQRFRKWYRDRVREVFQNVDVILAPTTPISAPLIGQQIMILDGEEILVRPHLGLFTQPLSFIGLPVLSVPIQRQNALPLGVQLIAAPYKEALILRVAAALEVKGVVSAPIV; this is encoded by the coding sequence ATGAATGATGCTGTATCGATAGCTACTGCTGTACGTGAAGGCAAAGTTAGCGCGGTGGAAGTTACCAAGGCTGCGATCGCACGAATAGCAGCGCAGGATAATCAACTTAACTGTTTTACTGCTGTCACTGCTGAAACGGCTTTAACAGATGCAGCCCGCATTGACAGGGAAATCGCCCAAGGTAATCATCCTGGAATACTTGCTGGTGTACCTTTTGCAGTAAAAAACCTCTTCGATATCACTGGTTTAACGACTCTGGCGGGTTCAAAAATTAATGCAGAAAACCCAGCAGCTAGTCAAGATGCAACAGCAGTAGCAAAGCTGAAACAAGCAGGTGCTGTGCTGGTTGGCGCTTTAAATATGGATGAGTACGCTTATGGGTTTGTAACGGAAAACTCCCATTACGGTGCTACTCACAACCCCCATGATTTACAGCGAGTTGCTGGTGGTTCATCGGGTGGTTCGGCGGCGGCTGTTGCTGCTGGGTTAGTACCGTTGACGCTGGGTTCTGATACTAATGGTTCAATTCGGGTTCCGGCGGCGCTGTGTGGCGTTTTTGGTTTAAAGCCGACTTATAGTAGGTTATCTCGTGCTGGGGTAGCTTTATTTTCTAGCAGTTTTGACCACATTGGCCCTTTTGCGCGTTCGGTGCAAGATATCGCCACCGTGTTTGATGCGCTTCAAGGAGAAGACGATCGCGATCCAATTTGTACAAAGCGTCCGCCTGAATTGGTTTTGCCACAACTCAAACAAGATATTTCTGATATCAGAATTGCCATTGCTGCTGATTATTTCACCAAAGGCGCAGAACCGGAAGCTTTAGCAGCAGTCCAAAAAGTAGCTGATGCATTAAATATTACTGAATATGTAACCATACCAGAAGCACACCGCGCCCGTGCAGCAGCTTTTGTAATTACAGCTAGCGAGGGCGCAAATCTGCATTTGGATAAATTGCGTAGGCAAAGCCCACCGAAGGTATCGCGTCCTCAAGATTTTGATTCAGCAACACGCGATCGCTTTTTAGCTGGGGCGTTAATTCCTAGTAGCTGGTATCTGCAAGCTCAACGCTTTAGAAAATGGTACCGCGATCGCGTGCGGGAAGTCTTTCAAAATGTGGATGTGATTCTCGCCCCAACTACACCAATTTCTGCACCGCTAATTGGTCAACAAATTATGATTTTGGATGGGGAAGAGATTCTTGTCCGTCCTCATTTAGGATTATTTACTCAACCATTATCTTTTATAGGTTTACCCGTTTTATCAGTACCAATTCAGCGCCAAAATGCTTTACCTTTAGGTGTGCAATTGATAGCAGCACCATATAAAGAAGCTTTAATTTTACGGGTTGCGGCTGCATTAGAGGTAAAGGGTGTAGTTTCAGCACCAATAGTCTAG
- a CDS encoding helix-turn-helix domain-containing protein: MPCQPLTITLSDTDQQALEKLVNRPSTPQQIAQRARIVLKAALGQNNAEIARALDISIKMARHWRHYWVKTTEQSKTVMERLRDRPRPGSPLKFTLEQQVECMAFGVP, translated from the coding sequence ATGCCTTGCCAACCGCTGACAATCACCCTGAGTGATACTGACCAGCAAGCCCTGGAAAAGTTAGTAAATCGACCCAGTACGCCGCAGCAAATTGCACAACGTGCCCGGATTGTGCTAAAAGCCGCGTTGGGACAAAACAATGCCGAAATTGCTCGAGCGCTCGATATAAGTATCAAGATGGCGCGGCACTGGCGACACTATTGGGTTAAGACCACCGAGCAATCCAAGACAGTGATGGAGCGATTGCGCGATCGCCCGCGTCCTGGTTCGCCGTTAAAATTTACCCTAGAACAGCAAGTTGAATGCATGGCTTTCGGCGTGCCGTGA
- a CDS encoding transposase, whose amino-acid sequence MEDISQSYLSAPIRAIQGERTISIDEMTGIQATERVLPSLPMRPGKVECREFEYIRHGTQTLIANFDVTTGQVVVPSIDQTRTEADFLSHCQRLIASDPNASKWHLIMDCLNIHQSESLVKWIADIEGITFDTLGIKGQSGILQSMNTRAQFLTNPQHKVVFHFTPKHCSWLNQVEIWFSILTRKLLSRGSFSSQADLKQQRLEFY is encoded by the coding sequence GTGGAAGACATTAGCCAAAGCTATTTAAGCGCCCCAATACGAGCTATTCAGGGAGAACGCACCATTAGCATTGATGAAATGACCGGTATTCAAGCCACCGAACGCGTACTTCCTAGTTTACCGATGCGACCAGGCAAAGTCGAATGTCGAGAATTTGAATATATTCGGCATGGCACCCAAACCTTAATTGCCAATTTTGATGTTACTACAGGTCAAGTTGTAGTTCCTAGCATTGATCAAACTCGGACTGAAGCCGATTTCTTGTCCCATTGCCAACGCTTAATTGCGTCTGACCCAAATGCCAGCAAGTGGCATTTGATTATGGATTGTCTGAATATCCATCAATCGGAATCCTTAGTCAAATGGATTGCTGACATTGAAGGCATCACCTTTGACACCTTGGGCATTAAAGGCCAGTCTGGCATCCTCCAATCGATGAATACCCGCGCCCAGTTTTTAACCAATCCTCAGCACAAGGTGGTTTTTCATTTCACCCCAAAACACTGCTCTTGGCTTAATCAGGTTGAAATTTGGTTTAGTATTCTCACACGCAAACTCTTGTCTAGAGGTAGTTTTTCTTCTCAAGCGGATCTCAAACAGCAGAGGCTTGAATTTTATTGA